One part of the Mya arenaria isolate MELC-2E11 chromosome 3, ASM2691426v1 genome encodes these proteins:
- the LOC128226584 gene encoding nicotinamide riboside kinase 1-like, with protein MFTQCRKVLVVGISGTTNSGKSTVASKLVQLIPRSHHVCQDYYYLPPGDQRLAPIYIEKLNHHNWEDYRSLEMDRMVNDVKTLVSTLQNTEEGQAYVFIEGFSIFGWRPLSSLFDLKYFLMVDKETCWNRRQYRDYDPPDVPGYFEQYVWPLHEKHMEAISDQEDIVYLGNTDSLEDRVNRILSDLKTLSGKDQPSAL; from the exons GACTACAAACAGCGGCAAGTCCACAGTGGCGAGTAAACTGGTTCAGCTGATTCCCCGGAGCCACCATGTGTGTCAAGACTATTACTACCTACCCCCAGGGGACCAGAGACTGGCTCCCATATACATAGAGAAACTAAATCACCACAACTGGGAAG ATTACCGCTCCCTAGAGATGGACCGGATGGTAAATGATGTGAAGACGCTCGTCTCGACGCTACAGAATACAGAAGAGGGACAGGCTTACGTGTTCATTGAGGGATTCTCAATATTTGGATGGAG aCCGTTATCTAGTCTGTTTGACCTGAAGTATTTCCTCATGGTGGACAAGGAGACATGTTGGAATAGACGCCA ATACAGGGACTACGACCCACCAGATGTACCTGGCTACTTCGAGCAGTATGTCTGGCCATTGCACGAGAAACACATGGAAGCCATCAGTGACCAAGAAGATATAG TCTATTTAGGAAACACTGACAGCCTTGAGGACAGAGTAAACCGGATACTATCCGACCTGAAGACCTTATCCGGAAAGGACCAGCCCTCAGCACTTTGA
- the LOC128229036 gene encoding uncharacterized protein LOC128229036 translates to MCRSNQNYHKSVHDIDASAVDGACGYSCDTPEYYIDMVSTRSLSQSPDRAFVPITLGPSKVPIHFKIDTGSECNIVSHETFKRLKLSAPLEPPDSKLTSYSGDLLKVLGKNEEDVLYLWNGL, encoded by the exons ATGTGCAGAAGTAACCAGAATTACCACAAATCTGTACATGACATTGACGCTAGTGCTGTAGACGGTGCATGTGGATATTCATGTGACACACCGGAATACTACATCGACATGGTAAGCACACGTTCTTTATCACAATCGCCAGACCGTGCCTTCGTTCCCATCACTCTTGGTCCTAGCAAAGTAccaatacatttcaaaattgatacaGGCAGTGAATGCAACATAGTTTCACATGAAACGTTCAAACGCCTAAAATTAAGTGCCCCTCTCGAGCCCCCCGACAGCAAACTGACCTCTTACTCAGGCGACCTTCTCAAGGTTCTTGGAAAA AACGAGGAAGATGTTCTATATCTATGGAACGGACTATAG